From Streptomyces sp. NBC_00370, a single genomic window includes:
- a CDS encoding DNA polymerase III subunit gamma and tau encodes MSSLALYRRYRPESFAEVIGQEHVTDPLQQALRNNRVNHAYLFSGPRGCGKTTSARILARCLNCEQGPTPTPCGVCQSCQDLARNGPGSIDVIEIDAASHGGVDDARDLREKAFFGPASSRYKIYIIDEAHMVTPAGFNALLKVVEEPPEHLKFIFATTEPEKVIGTIRSRTHHYPFRLVPPGTLRDYLGQVCAQEQIPVADGVLPLVVRAGAGSVRDSMSVMDQLLAGAAEDGVTYAMATGLLGYTDASLLDTAVDAFAAGDGAAAFEVVEQVIEGGNDPRRFVADLLERLRDLVILAAVPDAAEKGLIDAPADVVERMQAQASVLGAAELSRAADLVNTGLTEMRGATSPRLQLELICARVLLPAAFDDERSVQARLDRLERGVATAAFSVGGPGPAAGPAVGYVPGPEAHAPAPAPAPAPAPPVAPAPAPAPSPAPVQETPSPSPAPEPSRPGAWPGAASAAPAASADPGSRRPGGWPTASAPGAAPAATPQPAAAPAGPAAAPSPGAAQGAGQVRNMWPDVLEAVKGRRRFTWILLSQNAQVAGFDGTTLQVGFINAGARDTFVSSGSEDVLKQALSENFSVQWKIEAIVDPSGGTPQPPPGGYGGGNGGGGAPGPGGAGGGGFGGGAFGGGPSSAPAPGGPAPQQQQGQPGQQQQRPPSSPPPSSSSPSPSQQNGQAQRTPPPPEPSRPSARPPVAPEDDTAEADDPDLVDSALSGHDLIVRELGATVVEEYTND; translated from the coding sequence GTGTCGTCCCTTGCGCTGTACCGCCGTTATCGCCCCGAGTCCTTCGCCGAGGTCATCGGGCAGGAGCATGTCACTGACCCGCTGCAGCAGGCCCTGCGGAACAACCGGGTCAATCACGCCTACCTGTTCAGCGGGCCGCGAGGCTGTGGGAAGACGACCAGCGCGCGGATCCTCGCCCGGTGTCTGAACTGTGAGCAGGGGCCCACGCCGACGCCCTGTGGGGTATGCCAGTCCTGTCAGGACCTGGCCAGGAATGGGCCGGGGTCGATCGATGTCATCGAGATCGACGCCGCGTCCCACGGAGGTGTGGACGATGCCCGTGATCTGCGCGAGAAGGCGTTCTTCGGGCCAGCGAGCAGTCGGTACAAGATCTACATCATCGACGAGGCGCACATGGTCACCCCGGCGGGGTTCAACGCCCTGCTGAAGGTGGTCGAGGAGCCGCCGGAGCATTTGAAGTTCATCTTCGCGACCACCGAGCCCGAGAAGGTCATCGGGACGATCCGGTCGCGTACGCACCACTATCCGTTCCGGCTCGTGCCGCCGGGGACGCTGCGGGACTATCTGGGGCAGGTGTGTGCCCAGGAGCAGATCCCCGTCGCCGACGGGGTGCTGCCGCTGGTCGTACGGGCCGGGGCCGGGTCCGTGCGTGACTCGATGTCCGTCATGGACCAGCTCCTCGCCGGCGCCGCCGAGGACGGTGTGACGTACGCCATGGCCACGGGCCTGCTCGGATACACCGACGCGTCGCTGCTCGACACTGCCGTTGACGCCTTCGCGGCAGGTGACGGGGCAGCGGCGTTCGAGGTCGTGGAGCAGGTCATCGAGGGCGGCAACGACCCGCGGCGGTTCGTGGCCGACCTGCTGGAGCGGCTGCGGGACCTGGTGATTCTGGCCGCCGTGCCCGACGCCGCGGAGAAGGGGCTCATCGATGCCCCGGCCGATGTCGTCGAGCGGATGCAGGCCCAGGCCTCGGTCCTCGGCGCCGCCGAGCTGAGCCGCGCCGCCGATCTCGTCAACACCGGGCTGACCGAGATGCGCGGCGCCACCTCGCCGCGGCTTCAGCTGGAGCTGATCTGCGCGCGGGTGCTGCTGCCCGCCGCCTTCGACGACGAGCGGTCCGTGCAGGCCCGGCTCGACCGGCTGGAGCGTGGGGTCGCCACCGCCGCGTTCTCGGTCGGCGGTCCGGGGCCGGCCGCCGGGCCCGCCGTCGGGTACGTTCCCGGGCCCGAGGCCCATGCCCCCGCGCCCGCACCGGCGCCTGCCCCCGCGCCTCCTGTCGCGCCCGCGCCCGCCCCGGCTCCGTCTCCGGCTCCCGTACAGGAGACACCGTCGCCGTCCCCCGCTCCCGAGCCCTCGCGGCCCGGTGCCTGGCCCGGCGCTGCCTCCGCCGCGCCCGCCGCCTCCGCCGACCCCGGCAGCCGGCGTCCCGGCGGGTGGCCCACCGCCTCCGCGCCCGGCGCCGCACCGGCGGCCACACCCCAGCCCGCTGCCGCGCCCGCCGGGCCTGCCGCTGCCCCCAGTCCCGGCGCCGCGCAGGGCGCCGGCCAGGTGCGGAACATGTGGCCGGACGTCCTGGAGGCCGTCAAGGGCCGCCGGCGCTTCACCTGGATCCTGCTCAGTCAGAACGCGCAGGTGGCGGGGTTCGACGGGACGACGCTGCAGGTCGGCTTCATCAACGCCGGCGCCCGCGACACCTTCGTGAGCAGCGGCAGCGAGGACGTGCTCAAGCAGGCGCTGTCGGAGAACTTCAGCGTCCAGTGGAAGATCGAAGCGATCGTCGACCCGTCGGGCGGCACCCCGCAGCCCCCTCCGGGCGGATACGGAGGCGGGAACGGCGGGGGAGGAGCCCCCGGGCCGGGTGGTGCCGGTGGCGGAGGGTTCGGCGGAGGTGCGTTCGGCGGGGGCCCCTCGTCAGCGCCCGCCCCCGGCGGGCCGGCTCCGCAGCAACAGCAGGGGCAGCCGGGACAGCAGCAGCAACGCCCCCCGTCCTCGCCGCCCCCGTCCTCGTCCTCGCCTTCGCCCTCGCAACAGAACGGACAGGCGCAGCGCACCCCGCCGCCCCCGGAGCCGTCCAGACCCTCGGCCCGCCCCCCGGTCGCCCCCGAGGACGACACCGCCGAGGCGGACGATCCCGATCTCGTCGACTCCGCCCTCTCCGGGCACGATCTGATCGTGCGCGAGCTGGGTGCCACGGTCGTGGAGGAGTACACCAACGACTGA
- the purD gene encoding phosphoribosylamine--glycine ligase: MKVLVIGGGAREHALCRSLSLDPDVTSLFCAPGNAGIAEVAELHPVDAMDGAAVARLATELAVGLVVVGPEAPLVAGVADAVREAGIPCFGPSAEAAMLEGSKAFAKDVMATANVPTSRSYVCTTPQQIDDALDAFGAPYVVKDDALAAGKGVVVTDDLAAARAHALACGRVVIEEFLDGPEVSLFAVTDGRTVLPLQPAQDFKRALDNDEGPNTGGMGAYSPLPWADPKLVDEVLETVLQPTVDELRRRGTPFAGLLYAGLAITSRGVRVIEFNARFGDPETQVVLARLKTPLAGVLLAAAEGTLAGLLPLNWRDDAAVTVVVASHNYPDTPRTGDPILGLDEIAAQDGPDAYVLHAGTRLADGAVVSAGGRVLSVTGTGKSLAQARERAYAAVDRIRLDGAQHRTDIARRAAESEAEAGAGAGARSGAGADARA; this comes from the coding sequence GTGAAGGTCCTTGTTATCGGCGGCGGTGCCCGCGAACACGCCCTGTGCCGCTCTCTCTCCCTCGACCCCGACGTCACCTCCCTCTTCTGCGCCCCCGGCAACGCCGGCATCGCCGAGGTCGCGGAGCTGCACCCGGTCGACGCCATGGACGGCGCCGCCGTCGCCCGGCTCGCCACGGAGCTGGCGGTCGGGCTCGTCGTCGTCGGGCCCGAGGCGCCGCTGGTCGCCGGGGTCGCCGACGCCGTACGGGAAGCGGGCATCCCCTGCTTCGGCCCGTCGGCGGAAGCGGCCATGCTCGAAGGCTCCAAGGCCTTCGCCAAGGACGTGATGGCCACGGCGAACGTCCCCACGTCCCGTAGCTACGTCTGTACGACACCGCAGCAGATCGACGACGCGCTCGACGCGTTCGGCGCCCCGTACGTCGTCAAGGACGACGCGCTCGCCGCGGGCAAGGGCGTCGTCGTCACCGACGATCTCGCCGCCGCCCGCGCGCACGCGCTCGCCTGCGGCCGGGTCGTCATCGAGGAGTTCCTCGACGGTCCCGAGGTCTCCCTCTTCGCCGTCACCGACGGCCGTACGGTCCTCCCGCTCCAGCCCGCGCAGGACTTCAAGCGCGCCCTCGACAACGACGAAGGCCCCAACACCGGTGGCATGGGCGCCTATTCGCCGCTCCCGTGGGCCGATCCCAAGCTGGTCGACGAGGTCCTGGAGACCGTCCTCCAGCCGACCGTCGACGAGCTGCGCCGGCGCGGCACGCCCTTCGCCGGGCTGCTGTACGCGGGTCTCGCGATCACCAGCCGCGGCGTACGGGTCATCGAGTTCAACGCGCGCTTCGGCGACCCCGAGACGCAGGTGGTGCTGGCCCGGCTGAAGACCCCGCTCGCCGGTGTCCTGCTGGCGGCGGCCGAGGGCACGCTCGCCGGGTTGCTCCCGCTCAACTGGCGCGACGACGCCGCGGTCACCGTGGTCGTCGCCTCGCACAACTACCCCGACACCCCGCGCACCGGCGACCCGATCCTGGGCCTCGACGAGATCGCGGCGCAGGATGGACCCGACGCGTACGTCCTGCACGCCGGCACCCGCCTCGCGGACGGCGCGGTCGTCAGCGCGGGCGGTCGCGTCCTGTCCGTGACCGGTACGGGCAAGAGCCTGGCGCAGGCCAGGGAGCGCGCGTACGCCGCCGTGGACCGGATCCGGCTGGACGGTGCCCAGCACCGTACGGACATCGCTCGCCGCGCCGCGGAGTCGGAGGCTGAGGCGGGGGCCGGGGCCGGGGCCCGTTCGGGCGCCGGGGCTGACGCGCGGGCTTGA